The DNA segment ACGCGTACTCGTAATCGGTTTTGGATTTTTTCGAGTACGATTACGAGCACGAGTACCGTCCCGCTTACGCGGGACTGAGCACGAGCCTGAAACCTGAAACCTGAAACCCTTTTCCCTCAGTGCCTCAGGACCTCAGTGCCTTAAGCCCTCTTCATTTGTAAAAAGTTATTGCCAGTTGTATAAGAATGGTCTAAGGTAATTGATATTACATTTGTTTCTGAATGGTTATCTGAACAACAGCCAATAATATTATAGGTTTTTACAGCTTGCCGTGATCTTTCGGGGTTTAAAAGCGCAGTTAACCGTTAATCTCGCCTTTTTTCTGTTATTTGCCGTTTTATTGACCGATTTTGTTGTCATCCGGATCATCGAGGAAAAATTGCTCCAGGAGCGGATTCAGCAGTCGCGTGAATTTTTAAAGGAGATCGGCGGCGGGATTTTCGAAAAACATTCATCCGGCAAGATACCGGCCGGCGCCGTAAAGAATCCTTTGAATGCCGCCCATCCATGGATTGTTTTTGGCCTTTTTTTCACTGAACCCGGCGGAGAGATTCGGTTCGGCCGCATCCCGCCGGAAACGCTTCAGGATGTTGAGCAGGCCAATAAAGCAGCGTTTGCTTCCAGCGAAAACCAGCGGTTTTTTCTGGGCCATACCTGGGGGGTCTTCTGGAAGCAGGCTAAATACCTGGTAATCTCCGAGTCTTTTTCAGGATCTCAGTCCATAGGTGCGGCCACCCTTGTCGTGCGTCTGGATGATATTTATGCCCATCTGAGGCAATCCCAAAAGATCATATTCTATTACTGCCTGGCCAATCTTTTTATTCTGCTTTTTATCGGTATGCTGCGGATGAATCGAATTGTCATCAGACCCATCCGCCGGTTTATCCGGTTAACCGATGATTTGCGATCCACCGATCAATTTCCGGCCTATCCCGGAAAACGCAGTTCGGAATTCGGTCAGCTCTCCAATGCCATCCATCGCATGGCCCGGCGGATCGAAGAGGACAAGGAAAGAATTGAAAGTTCTTTGCATTCGCTGGAAAAGGTGCATGCGGATCTAAAGAATACACAGCAGGAGATGATCCGCGCGGAGAAGCTGGCCTCCATCGGGCGGCTGTCTGCAGGAATTGCCCACGAAATCGGCAATCCTGTCGGGGTTGTGCTCGGTTATCTCGGCCTGCTCAAACGTCAGCCGGCATTTAAGGAAAATCCCGCCGGTCAGGAATATATCGAGCGGGCGGAATCCGAGATCAACCGGATTAATACCATTATCCGCCAGCTTCTTGATTTTTCGCGAACCTCTGCCTCGGAAAGGCAGGTTGTTTTTGTGCATGCCCTGCTGAAGGATGTCCGTCAGATGTTCTCCCATCAGCCCTTGATGGGCAAAATCTCGCTTAAAACGGACCTATCAGCCGAAAATG comes from the Desulfobacterales bacterium genome and includes:
- a CDS encoding ATP-binding protein — encoded protein: MTDFVVIRIIEEKLLQERIQQSREFLKEIGGGIFEKHSSGKIPAGAVKNPLNAAHPWIVFGLFFTEPGGEIRFGRIPPETLQDVEQANKAAFASSENQRFFLGHTWGVFWKQAKYLVISESFSGSQSIGAATLVVRLDDIYAHLRQSQKIIFYYCLANLFILLFIGMLRMNRIVIRPIRRFIRLTDDLRSTDQFPAYPGKRSSEFGQLSNAIHRMARRIEEDKERIESSLHSLEKVHADLKNTQQEMIRAEKLASIGRLSAGIAHEIGNPVGVVLGYLGLLKRQPAFKENPAGQEYIERAESEINRINTIIRQLLDFSRTSASERQVVFVHALLKDVRQMFSHQPLMGKISLKTDLSAENDKVYADYQQLRQVLINLLINAADSISVSSNSDNGEIWLQTRDIPKTDENAVNQSPSLDLTVSDNGTGIAREEIDNIFDPFYTTKEPGKGTGLGLSVSYMIIEQFGGAIRVNSIVNQGTALSIYLPAATT